Proteins encoded within one genomic window of bacterium:
- a CDS encoding IS110 family transposase: protein MNYVGIDLHRRFSQFYVYDDQTNTETTQRLNNDKPAIQQFFEPLKNDCKIAVEATGNWYWLVDLLQDLDTEVLLANPLQTKVIAHARVKNDKVDARMLAHLLRADLLPTCWIPEKEERNMRDLLRIRLRLLMFRTQFKNVIRAILSKFNITSECRQIWCGEGRDSLIEIISPKEKDALTQISLPSPYAEAIKQCLRHIDFLSDQIDYWEKIITEKAALSADAQLLMTFPGLGKLSAFTIIYETGPITRFPDAKRYAAYVGLIPKTKSSADKQHHGHLCKQANMYLKRIFVEIALHASHTNRTDHRLIQYYYRLMKRKGKSVARIALARKIAGIIYHMLKDQIDYQTAMQKNMMAG from the coding sequence ATGAATTATGTTGGAATTGATTTGCACCGTAGGTTTTCGCAATTTTATGTGTACGACGACCAAACAAACACGGAGACTACGCAGCGGTTAAACAATGACAAGCCTGCCATTCAACAATTCTTTGAGCCGCTTAAGAATGACTGCAAAATTGCGGTTGAAGCGACCGGGAACTGGTATTGGTTAGTGGATTTACTGCAGGACTTAGATACCGAAGTATTGCTTGCTAATCCTTTGCAGACTAAGGTCATCGCCCATGCCCGGGTCAAGAATGATAAGGTTGATGCCCGGATGTTGGCCCATCTATTACGTGCCGATCTTCTCCCGACCTGCTGGATTCCGGAAAAAGAAGAACGCAACATGCGGGATCTCTTACGCATCCGGCTTCGTTTGTTGATGTTTCGGACCCAATTTAAGAATGTCATTCGTGCCATCCTGTCCAAATTCAACATTACTTCAGAGTGCCGGCAGATATGGTGCGGTGAAGGTCGCGATTCATTAATCGAAATTATCTCGCCTAAAGAAAAGGACGCACTGACGCAAATCTCCTTACCTTCACCTTATGCTGAAGCCATCAAACAGTGTCTGCGCCACATTGATTTTCTTTCGGACCAGATTGATTACTGGGAAAAAATCATCACCGAGAAAGCGGCATTATCTGCCGACGCCCAATTGCTCATGACCTTCCCCGGACTAGGGAAACTGTCCGCCTTCACGATTATCTATGAAACCGGCCCGATCACCCGATTCCCGGATGCCAAACGGTATGCGGCATATGTGGGGTTAATCCCTAAAACAAAAAGTAGTGCCGATAAGCAACACCATGGTCACCTCTGCAAACAAGCCAATATGTACTTAAAACGCATCTTTGTCGAAATTGCCCTGCACGCTTCACATACTAACCGCACTGATCACCGGCTGATTCAATATTATTACCGTTTAATGAAACGAAAAGGCAAAAGCGTTGCCCGAATTGCGTTGGCACGCAAAATTGCGGGCATCATCTATCATATGCTTAAAGACCAAATTGATTATCAAACCGCCATGCAGAAAAATATGATGGCTGGGTAA
- a CDS encoding T9SS type A sorting domain-containing protein, which produces MCYMIRSLFIPILIILNSCANAQSWEPAVILPKHGSGFIMNTDLVCLNDSCLIAAWDQDTSNNMYTDNIFVSIKNNNTWTNPVTLSESNVECSAPRICVDQNGIVHIIWGVNSIGFIGRVDKLAYSFWNGSSWSSFEYIASNATISEGSYYISCDTIGNLHIMYGNETAPDPTKRIRHIWRIGNTWYGPEVVDGSPDFHFIIDSLSITRLTYQNALLPNHNNDVYYNHLDSTCGSWFGPYVVHYSDNLDTLSYWPRIVVDHQLRKHVCWSEDLNNDILAEQILYSFSDDDSNWSNSEDVTGNLNLALMIICSAMIVDSFNNIHIAYGYYADSNLTQGCIGYQCRQNSTWSTPYIISQSVTCLGTARLALDNNILHIIWVADTLGDKYVCYRRKQLTAVEEQKNIPMFLNIVPNPVKNTVKLLFAVSTTGFARIQLFDVMGRKIMAKSLLLNNAGIHSVMLDLSNIAAGTYFLVVKTDNNSFSKPLIKLND; this is translated from the coding sequence ATGTGTTATATGATTAGATCTTTATTTATTCCTATTTTAATTATACTGAATTCATGTGCAAATGCGCAATCATGGGAACCGGCGGTAATACTTCCTAAACACGGTAGTGGTTTTATCATGAATACTGATCTGGTATGCTTAAACGATTCTTGTCTGATTGCCGCCTGGGACCAGGATACAAGCAACAATATGTATACCGACAATATTTTTGTAAGCATAAAAAATAATAATACTTGGACCAATCCAGTTACCCTGTCAGAATCTAATGTTGAGTGCTCAGCTCCCCGTATATGTGTTGATCAAAATGGGATAGTCCATATAATCTGGGGTGTAAACAGCATTGGTTTTATTGGACGCGTTGACAAGCTGGCATATTCATTTTGGAATGGGTCAAGTTGGAGCAGTTTTGAATACATTGCAAGCAATGCCACGATTTCCGAGGGATCGTACTACATTTCCTGCGATACTATTGGCAATTTACATATCATGTATGGCAATGAGACAGCGCCTGATCCAACCAAGAGGATTCGGCATATATGGCGAATTGGTAACACTTGGTATGGTCCAGAGGTCGTCGATGGTAGTCCGGATTTTCATTTTATTATTGATTCCCTAAGTATAACCCGATTAACCTACCAGAATGCACTCCTACCCAACCACAATAATGATGTTTATTATAATCACCTTGATTCGACCTGTGGATCCTGGTTTGGTCCTTACGTGGTTCATTATAGTGATAACCTCGATACGCTGTCATATTGGCCAAGGATAGTGGTTGATCATCAATTAAGAAAGCATGTATGTTGGTCAGAGGACTTGAATAATGATATATTAGCAGAACAAATATTATATTCGTTTTCTGATGATGATTCAAATTGGTCAAACTCCGAAGACGTGACTGGAAATCTGAACCTGGCGCTTATGATTATTTGCAGTGCGATGATTGTGGATTCTTTTAATAATATACACATTGCGTATGGTTATTATGCAGACAGCAATCTTACCCAGGGGTGCATCGGATATCAATGCCGACAAAATTCAACATGGAGCACTCCGTATATTATATCACAGAGTGTTACTTGTCTTGGAACAGCACGATTAGCACTGGATAACAATATTCTCCATATAATTTGGGTTGCTGATACGTTGGGTGACAAATATGTTTGTTACCGGAGAAAACAGTTGACGGCGGTGGAAGAACAGAAAAATATCCCAATGTTTTTGAATATCGTTCCTAATCCAGTTAAAAATACGGTCAAATTATTATTCGCTGTTTCGACGACAGGTTTTGCTAGAATCCAATTGTTTGATGTTATGGGAAGAAAGATTATGGCTAAGTCGCTACTACTTAATAACGCTGGTATACATAGTGTAATGCTGGATTTAAGTAACATCGCAGCTGGAACATATTTCTTGGTGGTGAAAACTGATAACAATTCTTTTTCAAAACCATTAATAAAACTGAACGATTAG